A segment of the Capricornis sumatraensis isolate serow.1 chromosome 8, serow.2, whole genome shotgun sequence genome:
TGTGGGAGCCTCACTTGGGGTGGCTCTCAGAAGGAGAGGCTTACCTGTCCACATTTATATGCCAGTTGCCCACTTGGGACACTGGTACCCAGTTGAGTTCTCCCTTATAGTAGTCACGGTTCACCCCTCCAAACATCACCACGCTGCCATTCTCCTTCTGActgtggagagaaggaagagagggtcTTGCTAGAAGAGAGTAACATCACACGCTATCTGAGGGTTGTGCTTATCCACCCATCAGAGGCACTACTACACAATCCATTTTAGAGACGCAGAAATCGAGGCTCAGAGGCATTGAGTAGTGGACCTGGGTTGGTCACAGCTAATGAGTGTCACAGAAGTCCAAAGGTAGGCAGCCAGGCTGTGCTTTGACCACAACTTTCTGAGGAGGACTTGGTCCTGTATGGCAACATAAGTGCTGAGAAATACCCTCAGAGGATACTGTGCTGGAGGAGTCTGGCTTCCTCCTTGTCTAGCCtgtcatttttcaaaaacatcCCAGGCTTAAGGACAATGAGGGTGAGGGTTCAGTCTCATCCAGGGATGGCTTCACGAGCCTGTGACCTgtgctgttcatggggctctcccTGTCTTGAAATccaaatactttttaaacaaaGGGTCCCACATTTTTACTTTGCACTGGCTCCCACAGACTGTGTAGCTGGTCCTGGGCTCCTGGGGAAGTGTTAGTATGGAAGGAAACATTCATGCCACCCCTCTCCTTTTTTCCATATcaaatgtgtttgtatgtgtctgtcagtcacacagtcgtggctgactctgcaaccccatggacaatagcccaccaggctcctctgtccttggaattctccagtcaaaaatcctggagtagatagccattcccttctccaggggagcttcctgatctggggatcaaacctgagtcccctgcattgcaggcacattctttaatatctgagtcaccagggaagcccttccatatctaatccatcagcaaatcctaTTGCTTTTTCCTCCAACCTGTTTCCTGACACCTTCCATTGTTCTCCCTCTTCCCCCACCCACTGGACCAAGTCCCTGCCCATGAGCCCGTGATCATGGTTTtgatcaataaaattttatttacaaataccAGTGGTGGGGCCAGGTAAGGCCCTGGGGCCATAGTTACCTGGGCTAGACTATCTCTCAGGAAACTTCCGGATCATATGGTCTATAATTTTTAATGCAACTGAAACCATCTTACCGCTGAATTAGAGAGGTCTGACCCACCTCAGACTTACCTGCTCAAGTAGAAGGCAAAGACAGGCTCAGAAAAGACTCCTTGTTTCATCAGGTTGTCGAAGATCGGGGAGGCCCCTGTGACAGTGGGTCGGGGGTAACCTAGTCCCAGGATGCCATCAAAGGGTACATCTTCAAACCCAAACTCCTTCAGGCTTAGGCCAAATGGCTGGGCCACACTAACAAGGTTCCCGATCTGTAGAGAGGAGAGTGTTCCCACATAAAGGATTGGGAAGTGGGGCTGGGACTGGGCTGGGGTGTAGATGTCATTAGCACTGCAGAGAAGAACTGAGGCTTGCCTATACTCTGGACTGATCTCAGTTGGTTAGACCAAGCTGGGACAGGAATTCGTGTTCCATTTTTGCGGGGCTGTGGGTTTTAACAACACCTGCTCCTCCTGCTCCATCTGAGTGAGTCAAATTGGCCATCATGCCTTCTGTACAGGTGGGGCAACCAAGAGTCAGGACAGGACCCAGTGGTGCCCCCTGAGGACAAAATGAGTAGAGAGCGGGATAGCCTGCTCTTTGGCATCACTATGATGtgatgacacaaatgaactgaaTTCAAGGCAATGCTTGTGAATTCTATGTCTGCCCAGAGAGACAGAAGCCCCGTTATTTAATGTCACTTGCAAGGACCTCCAGAAAATTCTGCCTGGGAAACATGCATTTGgggatgtgtttgtgtgtgcatgtgtttgtttgggaaatacagaggaaaagagagagaaagagacagggtGGGGTGGATGCAGAAATATTCAAGCACTTTGGGGAAGTCAGGCCATTGTTTTTATTACACTGTCAAAATTCCCCTAGAGTGAGAACCTATTTATCAGTCCCCTCCCATGTGTTTGGCCCCCTGCTTTCCTTGTCTGGATACCTGAAGCTCTATGCTGCCACCAGGGACCCTGAATCAGTTTTATCCTCTTCCCAAATTCCCACACCTGCTTGAGTCCTGATTGGCTagcccagctccaccacttactagATGTGTGACCCTGGCAAGGCCCTtgctctctgcacctcagttccTTCACCTGTGTCATGAAGCTAATCATAGTACCTGCTGCGTGTGATTGCTGCAGGGTCGCATGAGTTATTACCATGAAGGTGCCAGCATAGCCTGAGAATATAAATGTGGTgttttctcctccctctccctgctcCTAGTGAAACGAATCTTGAGCTGCTCACGGGCAAAGGAGCTGTAAGGTCCCTGCCCCGAGCCACTGTCTGGATTAGCTATTCTGGGAGTTTGTGTGTCAGCTGAGGTGCTATCTACCCAGGGACAGGGTCCTGAGGGGCAGACATCCAGTCACTAGGGGACTGCCAGCTGGTCTGGCATCTGTTTTGTAAGCAGTGGTTGCTCCCAGGGCAGCCCCAACTTAGCTTCTGTTTCCACATTACCCGAACGGTGTCATAGACAAGATATCCCTTTATCGACACAGAGCTGTAGTTGGTATTGAAGATCTTGTTGGTGGCCTTGAAGGTGGAGGAGTTACAAGGGACGAAGCTGTTATGTTTATCtgcagacacaagagatgagtgtCCCCCAGGtgccaaggatggagaagggaGTTGGAGGGGAAATACAAGATGGGCGAGGTGAGGAGGGGAGCAGGTACTCACAGCAGCTGGGACTCTGGCAGTATATGGAGGGCACCCACAAGCCAGATGAGCCAGTGTCAAAGAGGACCTGGAACTCCTGGGGGGGTGTTCCAATGTTGATGTTGCCGATGTAGGAAAACTACAGAGGCCAAGGTGGGGAGATTAGGGCAGACTTGGCTGCACTGGCCACCCTTGATTCGCAGACTGCTGCCACCCTTGAGGTGTCCCGTGTCTCCTGAAATCACTCTCCAACCACGCCACACAGCCTCTGCTCAGATGACTGCCTGatttgattccttttctttctgttagGGCTGCATGGCATGCTAGATCTTACTGTCTTGACTAAGGATGGAACCCGCCACTCCTTCAATagaagcacagattcttaaccactggacccagaGGGAAGTCGTGGCCGCTTCATTTGAGAAGCACTCCAGTCTCCTCTTCCAGACTGAGCCCCTTCTCTTACAGATGGCCCTCCTCGATCACCCCAGGCCACTTCTTCTAAACTCAGACCATGACCTCTCAACAACAGGCAGGTGGCCAATTTATTTGACAGCTATTTACTCCCTGCCTGTCTCTCGGGATGGCCTGTGCATTCATGAAGAAGATATCAGACTTTTTTTCAAATCAAGCAACACTATAGTGTTAGATTCATATGGGCTCACATGCCATAGGGGCTCATTAACTTTTTCACTGGTATCCATGCATCTGTGGATGCTGACATACGTCTGCCGGGATTTCACAACTGATTTGCAGTTGCCTTTATCTTTTGATCGGCATGGTTTACCCTTCATCTGTAACTGAGTGGCTCACTTAGCTCAGAAAGAACAATCTCCCTCAAACTAATGATACACCTTTGGCACAGAAATGGATGTTTGTCTGCCCCCTAGTCATTGCTGGGCCCAATCACCACAGACCAAGAGTTGAAGATGAGACTGCCTTCTCCTCTGGGAATGGGTCCCTGTTCCCCCGTATTTCTGCCTCCTGCAGGAGCCCCAGCCCCAACCACCCCGCTGGCATCTCCACTTGAACCCCAGTGCAAAGCCAGAGCACCAGGGGGCGCTGTGGAGCACCATCCTTCCAACACACTCACATCCTTATGGTTCCTCAGAGGATGATAAATTATGTTTCGGTCATTAGTGGCATTCTGGGACAGGCTGTAAGGGTGTTCCTCAGAGAAATTTGTCAGCAAACTTCTTTCCCTTAGAGTTTCTCGcatggtcttcattttcataATAGGGATTCTTTCACCAGccatgaggaaaagaaaacaaagaaggggCCGCCATCAGCTGTCTGTGTTATAGAGACTGTCATACCTGACGTTGGAATGGCACTGTGTATCTTCCAAGCATTTTTATGAGTGTCACCTTATTATGAGGATGCCATGCAATGACCATGGCAAAGACCTAGGTCTGAACATAGGTTCTGTTGCGTAATCTTGGGTAAGGCATATGACCATTGAAAACTCAATTTCCCCGTTGGTAAAAAGGTGCAATAAAAAAATCCCCACCAAAACCACCCCCCCACATAGAATGGCTTGGATATTAAGCGAGATGATGGATGTAGTGCACCTTATATACAGGAAGTCTCAGCAATGGCAGCCATTACCGTTGCCGTGGTCATCCCACTGTACCCTTCTCAAGGAAGctcggggagggaggtggaagggattCATCATCCTCTTTAAACAGGGGACGAATTTGAAATGAAGGGAGTTGGAGACTTGGCTGAGGTCACACTGCTTGTTAGAGCTAAAAGAGCACAGAAATAGTACTACTGATCTTTCTTCTGGGCTCAAGCAGAAGAGAGGAGGCCAGGAGATGGGGAATAAATTAAGGAGGTTAAGAGAAGCCAagaagaatgtttttaaaaaggaaaaaaatctaagagAGTTCTGCATGCACAGAGACATCCAAAGAGATAGATAAAATAGAGAGATAGAGTTGAAGACACAGACACATTCACACAGAAATGAAGAGAGACCAGAGAGGAGACCTAGAACCACATACAGCAGAAATGCTGTTTCTTCAGACCACACATACATTTGCACAGGTTGTGCACTGAACAACTTCAAGGAATGCAGTTTTACACAGGACATGATGTGGCTGGACCCCAAGAGCTGTGCGATCCTACAGGTTCGCCTGGAGAGCCTAGGGGCTCACAGAGTCTGTGGCAAGGTACTTATCAACAAGTGAGAGTTGACTTTAGACTGTCAGGGAGTGATTACATTCCCTTCTAACCCTGACAGGCGGAAGAATAAGAGGATgagaataaaaaaaacaaaagaaaaaggacaatGTCACTTATAGTCCCCACACTTACATGACCATGCACTCTGAGAGAGCTACCAGCCCGAGGAGTCCAAGCCACTTCATGCTTCTGTCCTCGACTGAAGTGCTCAGGACAGATTGAGTTCTGAGCATGCACTGGCAGTGAAGATTACCTAGCTATATATGCTCTAACCTGCTCTAATGTTCTCCTTTAAGCCACCTTGAGTCTGATGAGAAATATGAACCTCTAGATAAAATCTTTGCCTCCATTGGTGTCTGTGAGGAGTGGACTTGGAAAACTCTCATAATAAAGAAAATTCCACTGTAATCTCTTCCTTCGTTCTTGGGTGAAAAACTGAACTGCACAATCTAAGAGTGGGGAGACTTGTTCCAACTTGTTGGTAAAACACTGCTAATAGTGATAAAGGTAAATGTTAAGGGCCATGTTAGACATTTGTGATCTCATGGGGTCTTCCTGGCCACTTCATGAGATGTGCATTGCTGTCCTCAGTTGGAGAGGAGACTGCTAGGAGGAAAAGAGGTCAaatggcagagtcggacatgactgaaatgacttgcaCAACACAACACAGTGTGGTGACATATGAGTGGCTTTAGGTAGTGGGACAGATGACACAGATCAGAGacactattgacaccaaaccgcATCGAagttctatcagttcagttcagtcactcagtcatgtccgactctttgcgaccccatgaatcgcagcacgccaggcctccctgtccatcaccaactcccaactcccggagttctcttaaacccatgtccatcgagtcagtgatgccatccagccatctcatcctctgtcgtccccttctcctcctgcccccaatccctcccagcatcagactctttttcaatgagtcaactcttcacatgaagtggccaaagtattggagttacagctttagcatcagtccttccaatgaacacccaggactgatctcctttaggatggactggttggatctccttgcagtccaagggactctcaagagtcttctccaacaccacagttcaaaagcatcaattcttcagtgctcagctttcttcacagtccaactctcacatccgtacatgaccacaggaaaaaccatagccttgactagacagacctttgttggcaaagtaatatctctgcttttcaatatgttatctaggttgatcataactttccttccaagaagtaagtgtgttttaatttcatggctgcaatcaccatctgcagtgattttggagcccagaaaaataacgtctgacactgtttccactgtttccccatctatttcccacgaagtgatgggaccagatgccgtgatgttagttttctgaatgttgagctttaagccaactgttaactctcctctttcactttcatcaagaggcttttgagttcctcttcactttctgccataagggtgctgtcatctgcatatctgaggttattgatatttcttctggcaatcttgattccagcttgtgcttcttccagcccagcgtttctcatgatgtacgctgcatagaagttaaatgagcagagtgacaatatacagccttgacgtactccttttcctatttggaaccagtctgttgttccatgtccacttctaaccattgcttcctgacctgcatacaggtttctcaagaataccaggtggtctggtattcccatctcttccagaattttccacagtttattgtggtccacacagtcaaaggctttggcatagtcaataaagcacaaatagatgtttttctggaactcttttccttttttgatgatccagcagatgttggaagtTCTATAGCAGTATTACAAAAGAGCAGTTTCAATACTGGAAGAAATGTGATGctctttgtgtctgactctttgcgctcccatggaccgtagcctgccagactcctccgtccatgggattctccaggcaagaacactggagtgggttgccattatctactccagaggaccttcccaacccaggcatcaaacccatggctcctgcagtggcaggagttctttgccactagcgccacttgggaagctgtgatgctattagggaaatgaaaattaaggcAGTATTCTTCAGGCTTCAGAAGTAGGAGAGCAAGCCTCTGATCAAGTTCTGACCTTTCCTGGACTCGGCCTGGATTACATGCCTGCTGCAAGCACACCAACTGTTATCAGTGATGTCAACTAGCACCTTAGATAAGAAGAGGGAGTGagtcttggaatttcctgagcccCTTGAGGTCTGGCTAGCCTCCAGGGTCTGGAGAATCTTGTAATTCACAAGGTGAAAGAAAAAAGCTTTGTAAAAAATTAAAGCCAAACTAGAGCTGCACTTTTACAGGGAAATTGATGATGATTTCAGCTTGCAGCCTGGGATTATAAGTGGAGGGCCCCAAAACTGCAATCTGTAGTCCCAGTCGTGATGTCCAAGGACCACCTAGGACTCTTTCCCAATTGGGATTCCAGATTGCCTTCTTCTGGAACTTTTCAGGGCTCTTCAGTTCTGGACAGGTTGTCTCCCAAGTTGGTGATGTACAAGCTGTTACTTCtctctattgtttctatttcttttctttaaggactgtatattgaaattaagttaaataattatttttagaaattgaaaTTCTTTGTAAGGAGTTGTTTATTGTGTTATCAGATTCTTTGAacctaaaatgaaataaaactgtcaaCAAAACATCATTTGCCCCTATGAGCCAATTCATGAAAAATGTCACTCTTTAATCAAGCTTTTATCTGGATGGGAAGATTTGCCTTACTTCTTATTAGCTACTGAATGGGGCATATCCTGGATTGTGTGAGAACTGGGACTCTAAAAGCTGGCCAAAACTTTAGAAGTCACTGAGCTTTTGTAGGTCATTCCAATTGAGAAAGGATGAGAATAAGCAGTGCTGGTCCCATAAGGTTCATGAAGCCAAATTAAGATTCATTGAAGAGAGATCAAAACTGGAGAAAGAATTAAGCATTTTGCAAGAACTATTGTCTGTGTTACAATGTCAAAATCATATCTTAGCTGGCCAAGTCTCCACTTTCCAATCTGTAGCTGAAATAGCCATAGTAAAGTTTGCACAAGCTGAATATGTAAAGTGACTCTCTAAGGTAAAGTTCACCTGTCAATAGCTAAAGCAGAGGTACACTGTGACCATAATAATCCCTCCAAAATTCAGAGACCTGCCTAGAGTTTTAATTTGGGGACTATAATGGGCTAAAGGACAAAGAGAGATTTTACCTAAGGCTACACAAAAGATAATGGAGCTTAAAACTCCCCAATGAAGAGGGAGGATCAAAAATTTATAGGGCTATTTGGTCTCTGGTGACAGCATAATTTACATGTGAACCAAATATTGAGTTCCAGTCTACAAAATAGGAAACAAACTATAAAGTTCAATGCGCTGATGAGTGGTAACAGGATTCTGATGCCACTAAATGTACAATACAGCATGCTTTAGACTTATGGCCAGTACCACCCAATGACACTGAATTGCATTTATCTATAAGTGAACTGTATACTAATTGGAGCTAACAGCAAAAATAGAAAGGCAAAAGAATGGCTATGGGCTTCAAAAGTAGATTTCTAGAGGCCAGGATAAACTACACTATATTTGAAAAACAGTTATTGACTTGTCATTGGGGCTTTGATTGATATGGA
Coding sequences within it:
- the LOC138082894 gene encoding pregnancy-associated glycoprotein 2-like, producing the protein MKWLGLLGLVALSECMVIIPIMKMKTMRETLRERSLLTNFSEEHPYSLSQNATNDRNIIYHPLRNHKDFSYIGNINIGTPPQEFQVLFDTGSSGLWVPSIYCQSPSCYKHNSFVPCNSSTFKATNKIFNTNYSSVSIKGYLVYDTVRIGNLVSVAQPFGLSLKEFGFEDVPFDGILGLGYPRPTVTGASPIFDNLMKQGVFSEPVFAFYLSSQKENGSVVMFGGVNRDYYKGELNWVPVSQVGNWHINVDSISMNGTVVACKRGCQALLDTGTAFLRGPRGPVSKIQKFIHARPIGREHVVSCQSVGTLPPVVFTINGIDYPVPAEAYTQSLSGYCFSNFLVRPPRVNESETWVLGEVFLRLYFSVFDRGNNRIGLAPAV